In Papaver somniferum cultivar HN1 unplaced genomic scaffold, ASM357369v1 unplaced-scaffold_80, whole genome shotgun sequence, the following proteins share a genomic window:
- the LOC113345060 gene encoding uncharacterized protein LOC113345060: MGGGFSHESEHDLAVMVSDFLENGSGGGDSRCSSDSESSYSDLAHLTENILYHKHTVDQYESDLLSAVHSLVLSINDKDLHIVRPGPCNGSCIRFYLVKLLRSSGYDAAVCTSKWQNSGKVPGGDYEYIDVANHSDTASSERLIIDIDFRSHFEIARPSESYDAIMNSLPVIYVGTLSNLKHFLHIMVEAAKSSLRQNSMPLPPWRSFAYLQCKWYSPYQRNITPEEVTQEISSDHEQCIGHLRRLKSNLKSEIAAERLLKPINIDNTSRKVKQDRRRHSSLRTL; encoded by the exons ATGGGTGGGGGTTTTAGTCATGAAAGCGAGCATGATTTAGCTGTGATGGTCAGTGATTTCCTGGAGAATGGAAGTGGTGGAGGAGATTCTAGATGTAGCAGTGATAGCGAATCGAGTTATTCCGATCTTGCGCATCTAACAGAGAATATACTG TACCACAAGCACACGGTAGATCAGTATGAGAGTGATTTGCTTTCTGCTGTCCATTCACTAGTACTCTCTATCAATGATAAGGACCTGCACATCGTTAGACCAGGCCCCTGCAATGGAAGCTGCATTAGATTTTATCTGGTAAAGCTTCTTAGGTCTTCTGGTTACGATGCAGCTGTATGTACATCTAAATGGCAGAATTCTGGGAAGGTCCCTGGAG GTGATTACGAGTACATTGATGTGGCCAATCACAGTGATACTGCGAGCTCAGAACGCTTGATCATTGATATCGACTTTCGAAGCCATTTTGAGATTGCACGACCTAGCGAATCCTACGATGCTATAATGAATTCACTTCCGGTGATTTATGTGGGTACCTTGTCAAATCTGAAGCACTTTCTTCATATAATGGTGGAAGCTGCAAAATCTTCTCTCAGACAGAACTCAATGCCTCTTCCACCGTGGAGATCTTTTGCATATTTGCAGTGTAAGTGGTATTCACCTTACCAGAGAAACATTACTCCAGAAGAGGTTACCCAGGAGATTTCATCCGACCATGAGCAGTGCATTGGACATTTGAGGAGGTTGAAATCAAATCTGAAATCTGAAATAGCAGCAGAAAGATTGTTGAAGCCCATAAACATCGACAATACTAGTAGGAAAGTGAAACAGGACAGGCGCAGACACTCTTCATTAAGGACCCTATGA